A single Syngnathoides biaculeatus isolate LvHL_M chromosome 18, ASM1980259v1, whole genome shotgun sequence DNA region contains:
- the zgc:163098 gene encoding U2 snRNP-associated SURP motif-containing protein isoform X2, giving the protein MAMLASEASRMADKKGNTVNPIKTLTRKAKEVRKKEEQEKAAVVFEEFLASFEPNQKSEVKTFVRGGIVNATKDEEAAEVTKSRLYRPPSKFAPVSEDVPQASSTESKKSAFKKRSEGKKKSNLELFKEELKLIQEEREERHKRKQHEPTGGGGYGVLDSPLLGRPTFYDDPTVPTTTNLYISCISPKMNEEILCKEFGKYGPLASVKIMWPRTGEERCRTSNRAFVAFMTRKDAERALAALDGKVIMGFEMKLGWGKPARIPPQPLYTPAGVRGAPPPQSGLPFNAQPRGCFRNDFTKPLALSQVDLHKTLSEAVVKVVIPTERNLLFLIHRMIEFVVREGPMFEAMIMNKEKNNPEYSFLFDNKGQNHVYYRWKLFSILQGESLTKWRTTDFRMFRGGSLWRPPVLNSYIDRDEEEEVGEEAAATEEEVKKGQLRAEHKQRLEELLQGLTPTRRDIADAMLFCLERADAAEEVVGHVTQLFSSPLTSLQKKIASLYLVSDILYNSSAKVAGASYYRKHFEPKLSQIFGDLHEAYKNIQARLQAEQFKQKVTSCFRAWEDWAIYPQPFLIHLQNIFLGFAKAGEELAEMVEEPSFKLDGAPLASALIDGLPLCKEPADDLDGCPMGWDPLDGIPVDDIDGIPLGSALDDIDGMPLDDSKVSVSRGLLSKWEKTADEGTFSQALPESKWSTASSRDDDNKVNVRVNSLDSGNTENNSSDDSSSSPKHDNAHFQSSLRSFQMSETQRKKLRELEVKVMKFQDELESGKKQRKTGISIQEHVEHYRNKLLQKEFEKDDQPEQSTSKSKERPTEDKKDKKKSKKSEDGDRQRSRDYDKRNRKSNSISPIKCPRQSKRSRSRSPEWRERRSRSQSPHRSHKKTKKSKH; this is encoded by the exons ATGGCGATGCTAGCAAGTGAAGC TTCAAGAATGGCtgacaaaaaaggaaacacTGTCAATCCAATTAAAACACTAACAAGGAAGGCAAAAGAAGTGCGAAAGAAGGAG GAGCAAGAAAAGGCAGCTGTTGTTTTTGAAGAATTTTTAGCATCATTTGAGCCCAACCAGAAAAGTGAAGTAAAAACATTTGTCCGCGGAGGCATCGTGAATGCAACAAAAG ATGAGGAAGCAGCAGAGGTCACCAAAAGTAGGCTTTATCGACCTCCCTCAAAGTTTGCTCCTGTATCTGAAGATGTCCCACAAGCATCATCTACAGAGAGTAAAAAGTCT gcttttaaaaaaaggtcagaaggaaagaagaagagcaaCCTAGAGCTCTTCAAAGAGGAACTAAAGCT AATTCAAGAGGAGCGCGAGGAAAGACACAAAAGAAAGCAACATGAACCAACTGGTGGAGGAGGATATGGAGTTCTGGATTCACCATTGCTAGGACGACCAA CATTTTATGATGACCCAACAGTGCCAACCACCACTAACCTATACATCAGTTGCATAAGTCCAAAG ATGAATGAGGAGATACTTTGCAAAGAGTTCGGTAAGTATGGTCCTCTGGCCAGCGTGAAGATCATGTGGCCCCGCACAGGCGAGGAACGCTGCAGGACTTCCAACAGAGCCTTTGTGGCTTTCATGACGCGTAAAGACGCTGAACGAGCCTTGGCAGCCCTTGATG GTAAAGTGATTATGGGGTTTGAAATGAAGCTGGGATGGGGCAAACCGGCTCGAATTCCACCTCAGCCGCTGTACACTCCAGCAGGGGTGAGGGGTGCACCGCCCCCCCAGTCTGGTCTTCCTTTCAATGCTCAGCCAAGGGGTTGCTTTCGAAATGACTTTACCAAACCCCTGGCATTGTCCCAAGTAGATCTCCACAAG ACTCTGTCCGAAGCCGTAGTCAAAGTGGTTATCCCGACCGAAAG AAATTTATTATTCCTCATCCATCGAATGATAGAGTTTGTGGTGCGTGAAGGTCCAATGTTTGAAGCCATGAtaatgaacaaagaaaaaaacaacccagAGTACAG CTTCCTTTTTGACAACAAGGGTCAAAACCACGTTTACTACCGCTGGAAACTATTCTCCATCCTCCAG GGTGAGTCCCTGACCAAATGGAGGACCACAGATTTCCGTATGTTCCGCGGAGGCTCTCTTTGGAGGCCACCCGTACTCAACAGCTACATAGACagggatgaggaagaggaggtagGGGAGGAGGCCGCTGCAACTGAGgaggaggtgaagaagggacagCTCCGAGCCGA GCACAAGCAGAGGCTGGAGGAGCTGCTTCAGGGGCTCACACCCACCAGAAGAGACATCGCCGACGCCATGCTCTTCTGCCTTGAACGGGCAGACGCGGCGGAGGAAGTCGTGGGACACGTCACTCAGTTGTTCTCCTCGCCTCTGACCTCCCTTCAGAAGAAG ATTGCCAGCTTGTATCTCGTATCAGACATTTTATACAACTCCAGTGCCAAGGTAGCCGGGGCCTCATATTATCGGAAACA ttttgaacCGAAGCTATCACAGATATTTGGAGATCTTCATGAAGcgtacaaaaacatacaagcgAGACTGCAAGCTGAACAGTTTAAG CAAAAGGTCACAAGTTGCTTTCGTGCTTGGGAGGACTGGGCCATATACCCTCAGCCTTTTCTTATCCACCTTCAAAACATCTTCCTGGGCTTTGCCAAAGCCGGAGAGGAGTTGGCGGAAATGGTAGAA GAACCTTCCTTTAAACTTGATGGCGCACCATTGGCCAGCGCTCTGATAGACGGGCTACCTTTGTGCAAAGAGCCAGCGGATGACCTTGATGGCTGCCCCATGGGCTGGGACCCTCTTGACGGTATCCCCGTCGACGATATAGATGGCATTCCCTTGGGCAGTGCCCTCGATGACATTGACGGAATGCCAC TGGATGACAGCAAGGTGTCTGTCTCCAGAGGACTTTTGTCAAAGTGGGAGAAGACAGCTGATGAGGGGACTTTCTCGCAAG CCTTGCCCGAGTCCAAGTGGAGCACTGCGTCAAGCAGGGACGATGACAATAAAGTGAATGTACG TGTCAACTCACTGGATAGTGGCAACACAGAGAATAACAGCAGTGATGACTCGAGCAGTTCGCCCAAACATGACAACGCACATTTCCAGAGCTCGCTCAGAAGTTTTCAAATGTCTGAAACCCAAAGAAAAAAGCTGAGGGAGCTGGAA GTGAAGGTTATGAAGTTCCAAGATGAGCTGGAAAGTGGCAAGAAGCAGAGAAAGACTGGCATTAGCATCCAAGAGCATGTGGAGCATTACAGGAACAAACTCCTCCAGAAG GAATTTGAAAAAGATGATCAGCCTGAGCAATCGACATCCAAATCAAAAGAGAGGCCAACAGaggacaaaaaagacaaaaagaagagCAAGAAAAGCGAAGACGGAGATAGACAACGGAGTCGTGATTACGACAAGCGCAACCGAAAATCAAATAGCATCTCTCCTATAAA GTGTCCCAGACAGTCCAAACGATCCCGATCTCGTTCTCCAGAGTGGAGAGAGCGGAGGTCCCGGTCACAGTCCCCACATCGCTCCCacaagaagacaaagaagagtaAACATTGA
- the zgc:163098 gene encoding U2 snRNP-associated SURP motif-containing protein isoform X1 — translation MADKKGNTVNPIKTLTRKAKEVRKKEEQEKAAVVFEEFLASFEPNQKSEVKTFVRGGIVNATKDEEAAEVTKSRLYRPPSKFAPVSEDVPQASSTESKKSAFKKRSEGKKKSNLELFKEELKLIQEEREERHKRKQHEPTGGGGYGVLDSPLLGRPTFYDDPTVPTTTNLYISCISPKMNEEILCKEFGKYGPLASVKIMWPRTGEERCRTSNRAFVAFMTRKDAERALAALDGKVIMGFEMKLGWGKPARIPPQPLYTPAGVRGAPPPQSGLPFNAQPRGCFRNDFTKPLALSQVDLHKTLSEAVVKVVIPTERNLLFLIHRMIEFVVREGPMFEAMIMNKEKNNPEYSFLFDNKGQNHVYYRWKLFSILQGESLTKWRTTDFRMFRGGSLWRPPVLNSYIDRDEEEEVGEEAAATEEEVKKGQLRAEHKQRLEELLQGLTPTRRDIADAMLFCLERADAAEEVVGHVTQLFSSPLTSLQKKIASLYLVSDILYNSSAKVAGASYYRKHFEPKLSQIFGDLHEAYKNIQARLQAEQFKQKVTSCFRAWEDWAIYPQPFLIHLQNIFLGFAKAGEELAEMVEEPSFKLDGAPLASALIDGLPLCKEPADDLDGCPMGWDPLDGIPVDDIDGIPLGSALDDIDGMPLDDSKVSVSRGLLSKWEKTADEGTFSQALPESKWSTASSRDDDNKVNVRVNSLDSGNTENNSSDDSSSSPKHDNAHFQSSLRSFQMSETQRKKLRELEVKVMKFQDELESGKKQRKTGISIQEHVEHYRNKLLQKEFEKDDQPEQSTSKSKERPTEDKKDKKKSKKSEDGDRQRSRDYDKRNRKSNSISPIKCPRQSKRSRSRSPEWRERRSRSQSPHRSHKKTKKSKH, via the exons ATGGCtgacaaaaaaggaaacacTGTCAATCCAATTAAAACACTAACAAGGAAGGCAAAAGAAGTGCGAAAGAAGGAG GAGCAAGAAAAGGCAGCTGTTGTTTTTGAAGAATTTTTAGCATCATTTGAGCCCAACCAGAAAAGTGAAGTAAAAACATTTGTCCGCGGAGGCATCGTGAATGCAACAAAAG ATGAGGAAGCAGCAGAGGTCACCAAAAGTAGGCTTTATCGACCTCCCTCAAAGTTTGCTCCTGTATCTGAAGATGTCCCACAAGCATCATCTACAGAGAGTAAAAAGTCT gcttttaaaaaaaggtcagaaggaaagaagaagagcaaCCTAGAGCTCTTCAAAGAGGAACTAAAGCT AATTCAAGAGGAGCGCGAGGAAAGACACAAAAGAAAGCAACATGAACCAACTGGTGGAGGAGGATATGGAGTTCTGGATTCACCATTGCTAGGACGACCAA CATTTTATGATGACCCAACAGTGCCAACCACCACTAACCTATACATCAGTTGCATAAGTCCAAAG ATGAATGAGGAGATACTTTGCAAAGAGTTCGGTAAGTATGGTCCTCTGGCCAGCGTGAAGATCATGTGGCCCCGCACAGGCGAGGAACGCTGCAGGACTTCCAACAGAGCCTTTGTGGCTTTCATGACGCGTAAAGACGCTGAACGAGCCTTGGCAGCCCTTGATG GTAAAGTGATTATGGGGTTTGAAATGAAGCTGGGATGGGGCAAACCGGCTCGAATTCCACCTCAGCCGCTGTACACTCCAGCAGGGGTGAGGGGTGCACCGCCCCCCCAGTCTGGTCTTCCTTTCAATGCTCAGCCAAGGGGTTGCTTTCGAAATGACTTTACCAAACCCCTGGCATTGTCCCAAGTAGATCTCCACAAG ACTCTGTCCGAAGCCGTAGTCAAAGTGGTTATCCCGACCGAAAG AAATTTATTATTCCTCATCCATCGAATGATAGAGTTTGTGGTGCGTGAAGGTCCAATGTTTGAAGCCATGAtaatgaacaaagaaaaaaacaacccagAGTACAG CTTCCTTTTTGACAACAAGGGTCAAAACCACGTTTACTACCGCTGGAAACTATTCTCCATCCTCCAG GGTGAGTCCCTGACCAAATGGAGGACCACAGATTTCCGTATGTTCCGCGGAGGCTCTCTTTGGAGGCCACCCGTACTCAACAGCTACATAGACagggatgaggaagaggaggtagGGGAGGAGGCCGCTGCAACTGAGgaggaggtgaagaagggacagCTCCGAGCCGA GCACAAGCAGAGGCTGGAGGAGCTGCTTCAGGGGCTCACACCCACCAGAAGAGACATCGCCGACGCCATGCTCTTCTGCCTTGAACGGGCAGACGCGGCGGAGGAAGTCGTGGGACACGTCACTCAGTTGTTCTCCTCGCCTCTGACCTCCCTTCAGAAGAAG ATTGCCAGCTTGTATCTCGTATCAGACATTTTATACAACTCCAGTGCCAAGGTAGCCGGGGCCTCATATTATCGGAAACA ttttgaacCGAAGCTATCACAGATATTTGGAGATCTTCATGAAGcgtacaaaaacatacaagcgAGACTGCAAGCTGAACAGTTTAAG CAAAAGGTCACAAGTTGCTTTCGTGCTTGGGAGGACTGGGCCATATACCCTCAGCCTTTTCTTATCCACCTTCAAAACATCTTCCTGGGCTTTGCCAAAGCCGGAGAGGAGTTGGCGGAAATGGTAGAA GAACCTTCCTTTAAACTTGATGGCGCACCATTGGCCAGCGCTCTGATAGACGGGCTACCTTTGTGCAAAGAGCCAGCGGATGACCTTGATGGCTGCCCCATGGGCTGGGACCCTCTTGACGGTATCCCCGTCGACGATATAGATGGCATTCCCTTGGGCAGTGCCCTCGATGACATTGACGGAATGCCAC TGGATGACAGCAAGGTGTCTGTCTCCAGAGGACTTTTGTCAAAGTGGGAGAAGACAGCTGATGAGGGGACTTTCTCGCAAG CCTTGCCCGAGTCCAAGTGGAGCACTGCGTCAAGCAGGGACGATGACAATAAAGTGAATGTACG TGTCAACTCACTGGATAGTGGCAACACAGAGAATAACAGCAGTGATGACTCGAGCAGTTCGCCCAAACATGACAACGCACATTTCCAGAGCTCGCTCAGAAGTTTTCAAATGTCTGAAACCCAAAGAAAAAAGCTGAGGGAGCTGGAA GTGAAGGTTATGAAGTTCCAAGATGAGCTGGAAAGTGGCAAGAAGCAGAGAAAGACTGGCATTAGCATCCAAGAGCATGTGGAGCATTACAGGAACAAACTCCTCCAGAAG GAATTTGAAAAAGATGATCAGCCTGAGCAATCGACATCCAAATCAAAAGAGAGGCCAACAGaggacaaaaaagacaaaaagaagagCAAGAAAAGCGAAGACGGAGATAGACAACGGAGTCGTGATTACGACAAGCGCAACCGAAAATCAAATAGCATCTCTCCTATAAA GTGTCCCAGACAGTCCAAACGATCCCGATCTCGTTCTCCAGAGTGGAGAGAGCGGAGGTCCCGGTCACAGTCCCCACATCGCTCCCacaagaagacaaagaagagtaAACATTGA